The window GGTGAGCCGAATCATTCAGATAGTTTTGTAGATATTCTGAAAAACTATTCTTACTAATTAAAGTATAAAACAATAATAAATAAATAAATTTCATCAATACTGATTTTCTTTTGTCGGAGATTAGTATTGGTGAAATTTTTAAAGTTTCGCATAATGAACAGAAGATTATTGGCGTATTTTCTGCTGGATACCTCCGGCTCAATGAATGGCGAGCCCATTCAGGCGCTGAACAATGGTTTCAACGGTTTAATTTCTATGCTCCGCTCAGATCCTCAAGCGATGGATACACTTTCTTTAAGTGTAACTACTTTTGATCGAGAGGTAAAAAATATTATTCCGATGGTCGATTTGGCAAGTTTTCATCCGATGGAAATCACGTGTCCGGATAGTGGCCCTACTCACACTGGTGCAGCTTTGGAATTGGTTTCGGCATTGCTGCAAGTGGATTTAATTAAAGGCTCAACAGAAGTAAAAGGTGATTGGAAACCTCTTCTTTTTATTTTTACTGACGGAAAGCCTTCTGATATTCAAAAGTACAGACAGATGATTCCGGTCATCAAAAATATGGATTTCGGAGTGATTGTAGGTTGTGCTGCAGGACCAAAAGCTGATGAAAGCTTCCTGAAAGAACTCACAGATAATGTGGTAAAACTAGATACGACAGACGCAGCAACCTTATCTTCATTTTTCAAATGGGTAAGTTCATCCATCACAATGGGCGGAAAATCTCAAGGAACAGGTGAAAGCATCAGTCTTCCACCGCCGCCATCAGAACTAAATATTATTATATAAATTTAATTTCTCACAGATTGTACAGATTCTTATTTTAAGTCTGCTTAATCAAAATAATCTGCGAGAGATTAATTCTATTCGAATAAAACACAATTAAGAAAATTATGAGAAGACTTCCCATTTATTTTTTAGTAGATATTTCCGAATCGATGATTGGCGAGCCGATTGATCAGGTTCAGGAAGGTATTTCAACCATTGTAAGAGAATTAAAAAAAGACCCTTATTCATTAGAGACCGTCTGGATTTCCGTGGTTGGTTTTGCCGGTGAAGCAGAAGTAATTACGCCGTTGCAGGATATTATTTCGTTTTACCCACCAAAAATCCCTGTAGGAAGCGGAACTTCTCTAGCGAAAGGTCTCTTCAAAGTAATGGATTGTATTGATAAAGATATTGTAAAAACCACTTACGACAGAAAAGGTGACTGGAAGCCTCTTGTTTTCCTTTTCACAGACGGAGTTCCTACGGATGATGCACAAATTGCCATCGAAAAATGGAACAAAAACTATCACGGTAAGCCAAACACGATTGCTATTTCCATTGGTGAGAATACCAATTATAGATTGTTGGGTTCGCTTTCAGACAACGTTTTGCTATTTAATAACAATTCAGAAAATTCTTACAAAGAGTTTTTCAAATGGGTGACCGATTCTATTAAAACAACCAGTCAGAGTGTGACGGAAGCCAATAAAGAAGGAATTAATTTATCTAAAATCGATCACAGTATTTTAGAAAAAGTTGATCCTGAAGCGTTGCAGAAATTTCCGGATAATAATTTTGTAGTATTGAACGGAAAATGTTCAGAATCAAAGAAACCCTATTTAATTAAATATAAAAAAGCGTTTACCGACTCCGGAATTGCAGGAATGCAGACCCGATATTACCGACTGGAAGGTACTTACAAAATAGATGATGCTTCGTATTACCGACTTTCATCGGCGCAGAAAAGCAGTCAGAAAATTTCTGTGGAAGAACTTCATGGCGCTCCTTCTTGTCCGCATTGTGCCAATCCGATTGCTTTGGCAACCTGCTCGTGTGGCGGAATTCACTGTTTAAAAGGGGAAGGCTACAACGAATGTCCTTGGTGCGGAACCGGCGATCATTATGGATTCAGCAGTGAAGGGTTTGACATCAACCGAACTTTAGGCTAAATGGAAAATACAATAAGGCAGATTTTGAAAAATCATCATATCCAAGACAATAAAACGATGGATAAAGTGATTTCAAAACTGTTGACTCAGACGGACATTCAAAGCAATATAAAGCTGATTATTGAAGCTCAGAAAACAATTATGCACGAAGCAATTATTTATAAAGAAAGAGAAGAATTTGCCGACGCATTTTTTCCGATTACCAACGCACACTCCAAAAAGAAATACGAATTTGTTTTTCCGATGGAGCAATTTCCGAATATCAGAATTAAAAATATTTCCGGACTGGATTTGGCAGGTTTAAATTTTGAAGAAAATACGATTAAAGGAATTCCTTTTGAAAGCGATACCTACGACTTGAACATTGAATTTTTTCATACCAATGACGAAGAAAATTCTGAATTTAAAAAAGCGCAACTTTTCG is drawn from Chryseobacterium muglaense and contains these coding sequences:
- a CDS encoding vWA domain-containing protein yields the protein MNRRLLAYFLLDTSGSMNGEPIQALNNGFNGLISMLRSDPQAMDTLSLSVTTFDREVKNIIPMVDLASFHPMEITCPDSGPTHTGAALELVSALLQVDLIKGSTEVKGDWKPLLFIFTDGKPSDIQKYRQMIPVIKNMDFGVIVGCAAGPKADESFLKELTDNVVKLDTTDAATLSSFFKWVSSSITMGGKSQGTGESISLPPPPSELNIII
- a CDS encoding TerY-C metal binding domain-containing protein, whose product is MRRLPIYFLVDISESMIGEPIDQVQEGISTIVRELKKDPYSLETVWISVVGFAGEAEVITPLQDIISFYPPKIPVGSGTSLAKGLFKVMDCIDKDIVKTTYDRKGDWKPLVFLFTDGVPTDDAQIAIEKWNKNYHGKPNTIAISIGENTNYRLLGSLSDNVLLFNNNSENSYKEFFKWVTDSIKTTSQSVTEANKEGINLSKIDHSILEKVDPEALQKFPDNNFVVLNGKCSESKKPYLIKYKKAFTDSGIAGMQTRYYRLEGTYKIDDASYYRLSSAQKSSQKISVEELHGAPSCPHCANPIALATCSCGGIHCLKGEGYNECPWCGTGDHYGFSSEGFDINRTLG